One Owenweeksia hongkongensis DSM 17368 genomic region harbors:
- a CDS encoding TonB-dependent receptor produces MKKVFTLILSLLISLAQAEEKATLSGHVRDAVTGETLIGATVYAPEVKIGATTDLNGFYSLSLPKGKYQLQVSFIGYETKTIEIQTSGNSTLDVKLTSSSTTLTEVTVTDQAKAANVEDMKMSSEVLSIKTIKEIPAFMGEVDVLKAIQALPGVQSGGEGTTGYFVRGGSADQNLVLLDGATVYSPSHLMGFFSVFNADVIKEAELYKGGVPAQYGGRSASLLDITQRNGDNEKLHGNGGLGLIASRLSLEGPIQKGKSSFLVAGRRTYADVFTRMSKREDLKNSVMYFYDLNGRLNFRLGEKDVVTLSGYYGDDVLKNKEQLSWNWGNRTATANWKHSFSDKLIADISALYSDFNYTLAVNSTGSSDLEWKARINDETLKADFTYLANSRYSFKIGGASIYHTIHPGNISITGSDVETSFDLETQRALESSAYLSSTIKVNDEFTIDAGLRYSMFQNIGGTVNRYQNSTNEPLSSTEYDAGEFHGTQGGFESRLSMRHMLGTSSSIKMSYNRMMQYLQLASNSTTGTPLDIYFPASENIKPQIADQIALGYFKNFNDNSYEFSAEVYYKYMQNQIDFKDNANLILNEHLENEVLSGDGQAYGLELMLKKTQGKFTGWISYTLSHTERTIEGINDGKAYLPTQDRPHAINIVSSYQVKPRLQFGAAWTYSSGAPISLPTSSYEFDGVVVPVYDEKNGYRLPDSHRLDVSFTLDGKKKPGRKWEYSWNFSIYNLYARQNPFSIQVRQNADNPRQTEAVQTSLVGTMVPAITLNFKF; encoded by the coding sequence ATGAAAAAAGTATTTACTCTTATTCTTAGCCTGCTGATTTCTTTAGCTCAAGCCGAAGAAAAAGCTACACTGAGCGGACACGTTAGAGATGCCGTAACTGGTGAAACCTTGATAGGTGCCACCGTGTATGCACCTGAAGTGAAAATTGGTGCCACCACCGATTTAAACGGGTTTTATTCTTTGAGTTTACCTAAAGGTAAATATCAGCTTCAAGTAAGTTTTATTGGTTACGAAACCAAAACAATAGAGATTCAGACTTCAGGAAACAGCACTCTGGATGTAAAACTAACCTCCTCTTCTACTACGCTTACGGAGGTTACCGTAACTGATCAGGCAAAGGCCGCCAATGTGGAGGACATGAAAATGAGTAGCGAAGTACTTAGCATAAAAACCATTAAGGAAATACCCGCTTTTATGGGTGAGGTGGATGTACTTAAAGCGATTCAAGCGTTGCCGGGTGTGCAATCTGGTGGCGAAGGAACCACTGGTTATTTTGTTCGCGGTGGTTCAGCTGACCAAAATTTGGTGCTGCTGGATGGCGCCACAGTTTACAGCCCAAGTCACTTAATGGGCTTCTTTTCGGTTTTTAATGCCGATGTAATAAAAGAAGCAGAGCTCTATAAGGGAGGCGTTCCTGCACAATACGGTGGAAGATCTGCCTCCCTTCTTGACATAACCCAAAGAAATGGCGACAATGAAAAGTTACATGGAAATGGAGGCTTAGGGCTTATAGCCAGCCGACTTAGTTTGGAAGGCCCTATTCAAAAAGGAAAAAGCTCTTTTCTGGTAGCTGGCCGCAGAACTTACGCAGATGTATTCACTAGAATGAGTAAAAGAGAAGATCTGAAAAACAGCGTAATGTATTTTTATGACCTCAATGGGAGACTGAATTTCAGACTTGGTGAAAAGGACGTTGTTACACTGTCAGGTTATTACGGTGATGATGTTCTTAAAAATAAGGAACAGTTAAGTTGGAATTGGGGAAACCGAACCGCTACTGCAAACTGGAAACACTCCTTTTCTGATAAGTTGATTGCTGATATCTCCGCTCTTTACAGCGATTTCAACTATACTTTGGCAGTAAACTCTACAGGAAGTTCAGATTTGGAATGGAAAGCCAGAATCAATGATGAAACACTAAAAGCTGATTTCACCTATCTGGCCAATTCAAGATACTCCTTCAAAATAGGTGGGGCTTCTATCTATCACACTATTCACCCGGGCAACATCAGCATTACCGGCAGTGATGTAGAAACATCTTTTGACCTGGAAACACAGCGAGCACTTGAATCATCTGCCTACCTGAGCTCTACCATAAAAGTGAATGATGAGTTTACCATTGATGCCGGCCTGCGCTATTCTATGTTTCAAAATATTGGTGGCACGGTAAATCGCTATCAGAATAGTACCAATGAGCCACTATCAAGCACAGAATATGATGCTGGGGAGTTTCACGGAACTCAAGGCGGTTTTGAATCAAGACTGAGCATGCGCCATATGTTGGGCACTTCAAGCTCTATCAAAATGTCGTACAACCGAATGATGCAGTATTTGCAGCTGGCTTCAAATTCTACCACGGGAACACCACTTGACATTTACTTTCCTGCTTCGGAAAACATCAAGCCTCAAATTGCGGATCAGATTGCTCTAGGGTACTTCAAAAACTTTAACGACAACAGCTACGAGTTTTCGGCAGAGGTGTACTATAAATACATGCAAAATCAAATTGATTTTAAAGACAATGCAAATTTGATTCTCAACGAGCACCTTGAAAATGAAGTCCTTTCTGGTGATGGACAAGCCTATGGATTAGAATTGATGCTAAAGAAAACTCAGGGGAAATTTACAGGTTGGATTAGCTACACACTTTCACACACCGAGCGCACTATTGAAGGTATTAACGATGGCAAAGCTTACTTGCCAACTCAGGATCGCCCGCACGCTATCAATATTGTTTCGTCTTATCAGGTAAAACCCAGACTACAATTTGGTGCAGCCTGGACCTATTCCAGTGGAGCGCCAATAAGTCTGCCCACTTCTTCCTATGAATTTGACGGTGTAGTGGTTCCAGTATATGATGAAAAGAATGGATATCGCCTTCCCGACTCTCACCGCCTCGATGTTTCCTTCACACTAGATGGAAAGAAAAAGCCGGGCCGCAAGTGGGAATACAGTTGGAATTTCTCCATCTACAACCTATACGCTCGTCAAAACCCATTCAGCATTCAGGTGCGCCAAAATGCGGACAACCCAAGACAAACCGAAGCAGTACAAACCTCATTGGTAGGAACTATGGTTCCTGCTATCACCCTAAACTTTAAATTTTAA
- a CDS encoding aspartyl protease family protein — protein sequence MKNQFNQTKTFKKYFPMILGLYFGGLLFTSCGVQSEIYWTEGSSVDTSISPLQIPLYKLNKLILIKGEVRGESGYFIFDTGAPGLVLNEAHFEDYQLDPTRKVTGVNGQLHDAHILYVRNLKLGKVAFKQQTADVIDLSHIEKKRNVKILGLLGVDLFRGVELEIDLHKHILKIYKTDKEGNRLYANTPKYKSNQISMPFKYSGAFIELQAEINNKSYRIAFDTGSETLLLDKNLVNRDKIYTSLISSQSLLSTDGSKSGIEIRQLENIKIGLNLKKVTTLTTDFKKLRSHGINVDGLIGYDLMASGIVTINFKNRILQIQPYAKA from the coding sequence ATGAAGAATCAATTCAACCAAACCAAAACATTCAAAAAGTATTTCCCAATGATACTTGGTTTATACTTTGGCGGCCTGCTTTTCACTAGTTGTGGAGTACAAAGTGAAATTTACTGGACAGAAGGAAGCTCTGTTGACACAAGTATCAGCCCACTACAAATACCGCTTTACAAACTCAACAAGCTCATTTTAATAAAAGGAGAAGTGCGTGGAGAAAGTGGCTATTTCATTTTTGATACCGGAGCGCCAGGATTGGTGCTTAATGAAGCTCACTTTGAGGATTATCAACTCGACCCAACTCGGAAAGTAACAGGCGTAAACGGTCAGCTTCATGATGCACATATTCTGTATGTACGCAATTTGAAACTGGGCAAAGTAGCTTTTAAGCAGCAGACTGCTGATGTGATTGACCTCAGTCACATTGAAAAAAAGAGAAACGTGAAAATCCTTGGCCTTTTAGGTGTGGATTTATTCAGAGGGGTTGAGTTGGAAATCGATTTGCACAAGCATATTCTTAAAATCTATAAAACCGATAAAGAGGGAAACAGGCTTTACGCCAATACTCCGAAATACAAATCAAATCAAATCTCCATGCCTTTTAAATACAGCGGAGCATTCATTGAGCTACAGGCTGAAATCAATAATAAATCGTACCGAATAGCTTTTGACACGGGCTCGGAAACGCTGCTGCTAGACAAAAATCTAGTGAATCGTGACAAGATTTATACAAGCCTGATTTCTAGCCAAAGCCTTTTGAGCACGGATGGCTCCAAATCCGGAATCGAAATCCGCCAGTTGGAAAACATCAAAATTGGTTTAAACCTTAAAAAGGTAACCACACTCACCACCGACTTCAAAAAGTTGAGATCGCATGGTATTAATGTAGACGGCCTGATTGGCTACGATTTAATGGCATCTGGTATTGTTACTATCAACTTTAAAAACAGAATCCTTCAAATCCAACCTTACGCTAAAGCATAA
- a CDS encoding DUF4386 domain-containing protein, with the protein MKATNTSLSRFAIIAGASLLLMAITAGFSFGYAHSKIVLLDDANTTLQNLIISKGLFQAEILGWCLILVLDVIVAWALYYFFKSVNKSISALTAWIRIIYSIILGMAIGQLMTICKLLEETSEGTAQIVMEHIQSFENIWTLGLIVFGFHLIGLGYLALKSKLRFWGVLLIVAGFSYSLVCTLKQFQSLESLAANLEMILSIPMTVGELGFAVWLLVRGKKRTAAS; encoded by the coding sequence ATGAAAGCAACTAACACATCCTTAAGCAGATTTGCCATCATAGCAGGTGCCTCACTCCTGCTAATGGCGATAACCGCAGGTTTTTCATTCGGGTATGCACATTCAAAAATTGTACTGCTGGATGATGCCAACACCACTTTACAGAATCTCATAATTTCAAAAGGACTTTTCCAGGCAGAGATTCTTGGATGGTGTCTAATCTTAGTTCTTGATGTAATCGTGGCTTGGGCTTTATATTACTTTTTTAAAAGTGTAAACAAATCAATTTCTGCACTCACAGCATGGATAAGAATTATCTACTCCATCATTCTTGGAATGGCCATAGGACAGCTGATGACCATCTGTAAGCTACTTGAAGAAACCAGTGAAGGCACTGCTCAAATAGTGATGGAACATATTCAAAGCTTTGAAAACATCTGGACTCTAGGACTGATTGTATTCGGTTTTCACCTGATCGGCCTTGGCTATCTGGCTCTAAAATCTAAGCTTCGATTTTGGGGAGTTCTTTTAATCGTTGCCGGGTTTAGTTATTCCCTCGTATGCACACTCAAGCAATTCCAAAGCTTAGAGAGCTTGGCTGCCAATTTGGAAATGATTCTAAGCATCCCTATGACGGTTGGCGAATTAGGGTTTGCTGTTTGGCTACTGGTACGCGGTAAAAAACGTACAGCAGCATCTTAA
- a CDS encoding DUF4386 domain-containing protein produces MKSLKTTARLTGLGYLIIFISGFFANFYTLESMVVDGHALLTSINIINQFSQFQMGLIAFSIMVIVDIILAFPLYRLLKNESERLATTSSILRLINGAIFAIALFSLFEIASLAANSPQDLAGDVERLLAQFNMVWNIGLLFFGAHLLLLGLLIFRSASFPQIIGVLLQIAGIAYLMDSGAQLFLSNYKDYQSLFEMLVISGGVIGEFSLTLFLLIKGLRFKKSSTPQLAI; encoded by the coding sequence ATGAAATCACTTAAAACCACTGCCCGACTTACCGGGCTAGGATATCTAATCATTTTTATCTCTGGCTTTTTCGCCAATTTCTACACCCTCGAAAGCATGGTGGTAGATGGACATGCACTATTAACTTCTATAAATATTATTAATCAGTTTTCACAGTTTCAAATGGGCCTGATTGCCTTTTCTATAATGGTTATTGTAGACATCATACTCGCCTTTCCTTTGTATAGATTGCTAAAAAATGAGAGTGAACGACTGGCTACCACATCGTCTATCCTTAGGTTAATCAACGGAGCCATTTTCGCAATAGCACTATTTAGCCTGTTTGAGATAGCAAGCCTTGCTGCAAATTCTCCACAAGATTTAGCAGGAGATGTCGAAAGGTTGCTCGCTCAGTTCAACATGGTATGGAATATTGGACTCTTGTTTTTTGGAGCTCATCTTCTACTGCTTGGATTACTGATCTTCCGTTCCGCTAGTTTTCCTCAGATAATTGGGGTGTTACTGCAAATTGCTGGCATAGCCTATCTAATGGATAGTGGCGCACAGTTATTTCTTTCAAATTATAAGGATTACCAAAGCTTGTTCGAAATGCTAGTTATAAGCGGAGGTGTAATTGGAGAGTTTTCACTGACACTTTTTCTTCTTATCAAGGGACTAAGGTTTAAAAAGTCATCAACTCCTCAATTGGCAATATAA
- a CDS encoding NAD(P)-dependent alcohol dehydrogenase, translated as MTTNTMKAIVATGYGSPSVFQLQNVNQPTLKPNEVLVKIKNTTVTQADAMMRTGKPYIGRLMLGLFKPKHQIWGTSFSGIVEAVGSEVSTFKPSQRVFGENIESFGAYAEYITVPADGTVMPLPDNISFEDAAGMGDGPVTSLNFLRNVSGGIKPGQKVLINGASGALGTAAVQLAKQFGAEVTGVCSTRNIGLVKSLGADHVVDYTKHDFTQNGKTYDVIYDTVGKRSFKDCKRVLAENGQYLSPVLDLGLLFQMMWTSAFSSKKAKFAATGMLKSPEIKEMLAELIDIIRQGRLKTIIDRQYPLEKVSEAHTYVSAGHKKGNVVIAVR; from the coding sequence ATGACAACAAATACAATGAAAGCGATAGTAGCTACGGGATACGGATCTCCATCGGTTTTTCAATTACAAAATGTAAATCAACCTACCTTAAAACCTAATGAGGTATTGGTGAAAATCAAAAACACAACCGTAACACAGGCTGATGCCATGATGCGCACTGGCAAACCCTATATCGGGCGGTTGATGCTTGGCTTATTCAAACCTAAACACCAAATTTGGGGAACTAGCTTCTCAGGGATAGTTGAGGCGGTAGGATCTGAAGTTTCAACCTTTAAACCAAGCCAGAGAGTATTTGGCGAAAACATTGAATCTTTTGGTGCTTATGCCGAATATATTACTGTACCCGCAGATGGAACAGTAATGCCACTGCCTGATAACATCAGTTTTGAAGATGCTGCCGGTATGGGCGATGGTCCGGTTACTTCATTGAACTTTTTACGCAACGTAAGTGGAGGCATCAAGCCTGGTCAAAAAGTGCTTATCAATGGAGCTTCCGGAGCTTTGGGAACTGCTGCTGTGCAGTTGGCCAAACAATTTGGGGCAGAGGTAACAGGTGTTTGCAGTACCCGAAACATAGGTCTGGTTAAATCTCTTGGGGCCGACCATGTGGTTGATTACACCAAACATGATTTTACGCAAAACGGTAAAACCTATGATGTGATTTACGACACCGTGGGCAAAAGAAGTTTTAAAGATTGTAAACGCGTGCTTGCCGAAAATGGCCAATATCTTTCGCCTGTTCTCGATCTTGGGCTTTTGTTTCAAATGATGTGGACCTCAGCTTTCTCTTCCAAAAAAGCAAAATTTGCAGCTACAGGTATGCTCAAATCTCCAGAAATCAAAGAGATGTTGGCTGAACTCATTGACATCATTCGCCAAGGCCGCTTAAAAACTATAATCGACCGTCAGTACCCTTTAGAAAAAGTTTCGGAAGCACATACTTACGTAAGTGCTGGTCACAAAAAAGGCAACGTGGTAATCGCTGTTCGCTAG
- a CDS encoding tetratricopeptide repeat protein, with the protein MPATTIAVLPFVNMSSNPENEYFSDGITEEIINALAKIESLQVTSRTSSFFFKGKAAPIKEVAETLDVSVILEGSVRSAGKMVRITAQLIQAEDDFHFWSETWDRKLENIFEIQDEISLLIAEKLREQYGHFEIAEHLVEKQTESIDAYEYSLKAKFLLNKWNPDDVKKAIELWSKALAIDPNHIPSLTGIADAYGFLGVTQNMPYEEAWTKTSEYTNKALELDPGNAPAHYQLANISFFVKADFQEAYKYAQRSVALQPNYPEAQQFLAFLYLISGDKKQAWEHLERALEIDPLNEETIFYKAYYHHTAGEFEEALDILNQRLEKNPQNLPALITKCYSLLNINRQDEALAFLDQAPEGLVPPGDALGIPCLAHIISKDKTQSDLCFEELLKQAENPMAFQQHAYLIQAYALKEEYDNAFEWLEKAIAMKSPILLLSFSGSLNSNLRKDERYPVFHSKLYGQLPKAKPEKEKTALLDDKTATNYSNSLLTYMVEEQPYLSPDLSLRSLAERIEIHPNQLSWLLNDRLGKNFNQFINHYRVEHFKSLAIDEANSHISLIGLAYESGFNSKTVFNTYFKKEVEMTPKEWLKAQ; encoded by the coding sequence ATGCCTGCCACTACCATAGCCGTACTGCCTTTTGTAAATATGAGCTCCAATCCTGAAAATGAATATTTCAGTGATGGTATTACAGAAGAAATCATCAATGCTCTAGCTAAAATCGAAAGCCTACAGGTAACTTCCCGTACCTCATCTTTCTTTTTTAAAGGTAAAGCAGCACCTATAAAAGAAGTTGCAGAAACACTTGATGTGTCCGTGATTCTTGAAGGTAGCGTACGCTCGGCAGGCAAAATGGTTCGCATTACTGCCCAGCTTATTCAGGCTGAAGATGATTTTCATTTTTGGTCAGAAACCTGGGATCGAAAACTGGAAAATATTTTTGAGATACAGGATGAAATAAGCTTACTCATAGCAGAAAAATTAAGGGAACAGTACGGACACTTTGAAATAGCCGAACACCTTGTAGAGAAACAAACGGAGAGCATCGATGCTTATGAATACTCCCTCAAGGCCAAGTTTCTTTTAAATAAATGGAACCCAGACGATGTAAAAAAAGCTATAGAACTATGGAGCAAAGCATTGGCTATAGACCCCAATCATATTCCTTCTTTAACGGGAATTGCAGATGCGTATGGCTTTTTGGGAGTTACTCAAAATATGCCGTATGAAGAGGCTTGGACCAAAACTTCGGAATATACCAACAAAGCTTTAGAGCTTGACCCGGGTAACGCCCCGGCACATTACCAGCTTGCCAATATTTCATTCTTTGTAAAAGCAGACTTTCAGGAAGCCTACAAATACGCTCAACGATCGGTTGCACTACAGCCCAATTATCCTGAGGCGCAGCAGTTTTTGGCCTTTTTATACCTTATTTCAGGAGATAAAAAGCAAGCTTGGGAACACCTTGAACGGGCATTGGAAATTGATCCATTGAATGAGGAAACCATTTTCTACAAGGCCTATTACCATCATACTGCAGGAGAGTTTGAAGAGGCATTAGATATTCTGAACCAGCGCCTTGAGAAAAATCCTCAAAACTTACCTGCACTCATTACTAAGTGTTATAGCCTGCTAAATATTAATCGTCAGGATGAGGCTTTAGCCTTCCTTGATCAAGCCCCCGAAGGACTTGTTCCTCCTGGAGATGCCTTGGGAATTCCCTGTCTTGCGCACATTATCTCTAAGGATAAAACTCAAAGTGACTTATGTTTTGAAGAACTTTTGAAGCAAGCTGAAAACCCAATGGCTTTTCAGCAGCACGCTTACCTGATACAGGCTTACGCCTTAAAAGAAGAATATGACAATGCTTTTGAATGGTTAGAAAAAGCCATCGCCATGAAATCACCCATACTTTTATTAAGTTTTTCAGGCTCCCTCAACAGTAATCTTCGTAAAGATGAGCGCTATCCAGTGTTTCATTCCAAACTGTATGGGCAGTTGCCAAAAGCCAAGCCAGAGAAGGAAAAAACTGCTTTGTTGGATGACAAAACCGCCACCAATTATTCAAATTCACTTCTTACCTACATGGTTGAAGAACAGCCCTATCTTTCCCCAGATCTCTCGCTCCGCTCTTTAGCAGAAAGAATTGAAATTCACCCCAACCAACTTTCATGGCTACTAAATGACAGACTGGGTAAAAATTTCAATCAGTTTATAAATCACTATCGCGTAGAGCATTTCAAGAGTTTAGCAATCGATGAAGCCAATTCTCATATTTCCTTAATTGGCTTAGCTTATGAAAGTGGCTTTAATTCCAAAACGGTTTTTAACACCTATTTTAAAAAGGAAGTGGAAATGACGCCCAAGGAGTGGTTGAAGGCTCAATAG
- a CDS encoding alpha/beta fold hydrolase, with amino-acid sequence MKQVLNILILFIMSSTAFSQSWVDTSLYPFENKFLRLEAGNMHYVDEGKGDLILFIHGTPTWSFLYRDFIMDLSKDHRCIAIDHLGFGLSEKPDSVSGTPEWHAQNLSEFIKKLDLQDITLVVHDFGGPIGLAAGIENSERIKRVVLFNSWLWATNEGKQAQKIDKALNSGLGKFLYLNMNFSTKVLLKKGFANKKNLSKEVHEQYIKPFPDKGSRIPLLNLGKALVGSSDWYQGQWEKLDPLAEKEWLILWGTKDEFITMENLRKWQERLPNHKTKEFECGHFVQEEKTEESINAIDTFIKK; translated from the coding sequence ATGAAACAGGTACTAAACATTTTAATCTTATTCATCATGAGTTCAACAGCATTTTCCCAATCGTGGGTTGACACTTCGCTTTATCCTTTTGAAAATAAATTTCTGCGATTGGAAGCAGGCAACATGCATTATGTAGATGAAGGCAAGGGTGACCTTATTCTTTTTATTCATGGCACGCCTACATGGTCATTCTTATACCGAGATTTTATAATGGATCTTTCAAAAGATCATCGTTGCATTGCCATAGACCATCTTGGGTTTGGATTGTCTGAAAAACCAGACTCCGTATCGGGAACACCTGAATGGCACGCTCAAAACCTTAGTGAGTTTATCAAAAAATTGGATCTGCAAGATATTACACTGGTGGTACATGATTTTGGCGGCCCCATAGGATTAGCAGCCGGAATTGAAAATTCTGAGAGAATCAAAAGGGTTGTATTATTTAACTCTTGGTTATGGGCAACAAACGAGGGGAAGCAAGCTCAAAAAATAGACAAAGCACTAAACAGTGGTCTAGGTAAATTTCTCTACCTAAATATGAATTTCTCTACCAAGGTATTATTGAAAAAAGGATTTGCCAACAAGAAAAATCTATCGAAAGAAGTACATGAGCAGTATATAAAACCATTTCCGGATAAAGGCTCTAGAATTCCTTTATTGAACCTTGGAAAGGCCTTAGTTGGTTCTTCAGACTGGTATCAAGGTCAATGGGAAAAACTTGACCCATTAGCCGAAAAAGAATGGTTGATACTTTGGGGAACTAAAGACGAATTTATCACTATGGAGAATCTACGTAAATGGCAAGAAAGACTACCAAATCACAAAACCAAGGAATTTGAGTGTGGTCATTTTGTTCAGGAAGAAAAAACTGAAGAGTCAATAAACGCAATTGATACTTTTATAAAAAAGTAA
- a CDS encoding Crp/Fnr family transcriptional regulator, whose amino-acid sequence MKDFLNKIHTIDQAILDKYISYWTEYTAPKKTIMTAPGETERYMYFVLDGVQKSYYLNEDKQHVIAFTYPPSFSGIPESFLTQTPSKYFLETITESSFLRLPFKKHQQLMQEHRELETLFRKATELFLIGIVERHYELMAFDINQRFTSFAQRSPHLFNLVAHKDLASYLRIDSTNFSKLFNAIKI is encoded by the coding sequence ATGAAAGACTTTCTGAATAAAATACATACAATAGACCAAGCAATTCTTGACAAGTACATTTCGTATTGGACAGAATACACTGCTCCCAAAAAGACTATAATGACGGCTCCAGGCGAAACGGAGCGCTACATGTATTTTGTGCTCGATGGGGTTCAAAAATCCTATTACCTAAACGAAGACAAGCAACACGTCATTGCTTTTACTTATCCCCCATCATTTAGTGGAATTCCAGAATCATTTCTAACTCAAACACCCTCAAAGTATTTTCTGGAAACAATCACCGAAAGTTCATTCCTTCGGCTTCCTTTCAAGAAGCATCAGCAATTGATGCAGGAACATCGGGAACTAGAGACTTTGTTTAGAAAGGCAACTGAACTCTTTCTAATAGGCATTGTAGAACGACACTATGAATTAATGGCTTTTGATATAAATCAGCGCTTTACATCTTTTGCGCAAAGAAGTCCTCACCTGTTCAATTTAGTTGCCCACAAAGATTTAGCTTCCTATTTGCGTATTGATTCCACAAACTTCAGCAAGCTGTTCAACGCGATTAAGATTTAG
- a CDS encoding alpha/beta hydrolase fold domain-containing protein produces the protein MMKPSLSYYFTLLVIKLKGVKRNFSSDPIDYLKIRKEDIHQPSGNFFKKHVLRTFKISETIISEVGLNENSENLLIFIHGGAFISGPTNLHWGCVKEIAKNSNCKIWMCDYPKSPENQINLISENIDSIYSSALKSYQGNQISIIGDSVGGTLATALIQRLILKNGELPQKLILITPVMDSSMTNPEIETFDKLDPMLSKKGVLSAKKMCAGNKDLKDPMISPLYGNFEGFPGTLLFIAQNDIMYPDGKLAEIKMKKSNVDIEIIEGENMPHIWPLLPVMKEAKTALNKIIRTINTNHLNN, from the coding sequence ATGATGAAACCAAGTCTTTCGTACTATTTTACTCTACTAGTAATTAAATTAAAGGGAGTTAAAAGAAATTTTAGCAGCGACCCTATAGATTATTTGAAAATTAGAAAAGAAGACATTCACCAGCCCAGCGGCAATTTTTTCAAAAAACATGTACTTCGCACTTTTAAAATTTCAGAGACCATAATATCAGAAGTAGGGTTAAACGAAAACTCCGAAAACCTTTTGATTTTTATACACGGGGGAGCCTTCATTTCTGGTCCTACTAACCTGCATTGGGGTTGTGTAAAAGAAATTGCAAAAAACTCAAATTGTAAAATTTGGATGTGTGATTATCCAAAGTCACCAGAGAATCAAATAAACCTAATTTCTGAAAATATTGACTCTATATATTCGTCAGCATTAAAGAGCTACCAAGGAAATCAAATTTCTATAATTGGAGATTCTGTTGGTGGTACCTTGGCAACCGCCCTCATTCAACGATTGATTTTGAAAAATGGAGAATTACCCCAGAAATTGATTCTGATTACTCCTGTAATGGATTCAAGTATGACTAATCCAGAAATTGAAACTTTTGATAAGTTGGACCCAATGCTTTCAAAAAAGGGAGTGCTAAGTGCAAAAAAAATGTGCGCTGGAAATAAGGATTTAAAAGACCCTATGATATCTCCTTTATACGGGAACTTCGAAGGATTTCCAGGTACGCTTTTGTTTATTGCTCAAAACGACATCATGTACCCTGACGGTAAACTAGCTGAAATAAAGATGAAGAAAAGCAATGTAGACATTGAAATAATTGAAGGAGAAAATATGCCTCACATATGGCCATTACTACCTGTGATGAAAGAAGCGAAAACCGCTTTGAACAAAATAATCCGAACAATAAATACAAATCACCTCAATAACTAA